In Pseudemcibacter aquimaris, the sequence TGATATGTGTGTTCATAATGATTTGGACGACATAAGTTCTGAATTTAAGTTAGTTTATTATTTTGACTTGTATTTAAATCCGAAATCTCTGCGTAAACATATATGTTTTTCTGTTTTTTACAGAATTACTGAAAATTAAATCCCACGCCCGGTATCTGTAGCCATCCTCAAAGGGATATATTTGAATGAAGAAGGAAAGAGAAAAGAAAAAATTCTCTATCGCAGGGTATTGATTATAAGAAATTAATCTTGCTTGATTATTCTGAACCTGCTGGCCATTTTTCAGCAACAAATCGTTGAGATAATCAGATGCCTCATAATGTAATGCGTAATGATCTTCCGGCTCATTCAGATGCTGTTGTTCATGCTCATGATAACTTGCATGATCAGTAACTTTTTCATGTTCATAATAATTATGCAATGCGTAGAGAACGTCATGCGAGTACCATGATGAAAACAGCGGTACTATCATCGACAAAATCAAAATGAATATATTTAATTTTCGCATTTCGTTCTCTAAATTAATTTTATGCAAAGTATTCCGTTTACTGGCGTTTAGTCATCCTTATTCCCAAAGAAACTATAAAGCACAGGAAGCACAATCAGCGTAAGAAAGGTTGAAGAAATAATGCCGCCAATCACCACTGTCGCCAAAGGTCTTTGAACTTCACTACCGATGCCAACATTGATTGCCATCGGAACAAATCCAAGACTTGCCACTAGTGCAGTCATAAGAACTGGCCTTAATCTGGCAAGGGCACCTTCTTTAATCGCTTCAATATGTGGCTTTCCTTTTTCTATCAGTGATTTGATAAATGAAATCATTACCACCCCGTTAAGCACCGCAACACCGGAAAGGGCAATAAAGCCAACGGCAGCTGATATAGAAAACGGAATGTCCCTTAACCAAAGAGCAGCAATACCACCCGTTAATGCAAATGGAATTCCTGTTGAAATGATTAAAACATCCCTTGATGATCCAAATAGCGCATATAAGAGCCCTAAAATAAGCAGAAGTGCTGCTGGAACCACAAGTTTCAATCGATTACTTGCGGATATTAATTGCTCAAATGTGCCGCCATATGTCACCCAATAACCTGCTGGAATTTCAACTTCCGCAGATACGGTGTTCTGGATTTCCTGAACAAAGCTACCAAGATCACGGTCCCTGACATTCGCGGTAATAACAATGCGGCGTTTGCCGTTTTCACGGCTAACTTGATTGGCACCAATGGTCATTTCAAGTGAAGCAACCTCAGAAAGAGGAACCGTTGAAATCACGTCTTCTGACTGGATCAAATTATCACCTGGCAACGGAATAGGTAATTTTTCAAGTACTTCGATATTTTCACGAATTTCTTCCGGCAATTTAATCACAATTGAAAAACGCCTGTCACCTTCGAATATTTGTCCAGTCTCTTTCCCGCCAATTGCTGCGGAGACAACATCCTGAACATCTTGTACGGTTAATCCGTACCTTGCAAGCAATGGACGATTTGGAATAACCGATAAAACAGGAAGACCAGTAATTTGTTCAACCTGAATATCCGCGGCTCCCGAAATAGTGCTCATGACTGCTTCGATTTCTTGTGCAGTCGCAAGTAAGATTTCCTGATCATCACCAAAGACCTTTACCGCAAGGTCGGCCCTTACGCCGGATAATAGTTCATTAAACCGCATTTCAATTGGTTGAGTAAATTCATAATTATTACCCGGATAAATCGATACAGCTTCCTGCAATTCATTAATGAATGCGGATTTTGGTTTGCTTGGGTCTGGCCAATCATCCCTGTCTTTTAAAATAATGAACGTATCCGCCACGTTAGGTGGCATTGGGTCTGTTGCAATATCCGCTGTACCAAGTTTACTGACGACCTTGTCCACTTCCGGCAGTTCACGTATGCGGCTTTCTAGAGATAGCTGCATATCAATGGCCTGACTTAAGCTAGTTCCTGGAATACGAAGCGCATGCATAGCAACATCGCCTTCATCAAGCGCGGGGGCGAACTCTGCTCCCATTTTTGATGCAACATAACCACTTAAAAACAGCAAGGATAAAGCAACGCCAATAACCAAGATGCGTACTTTCATCACCATATTCAAAAGCGGCGCGTACAAGTTCTTTGCACCTCTAATGACAAGGCTTTCTTTTTCGCTGATTTTTCCGCGAACAAAAGTTGCCACTGCTGCTGGTACAAAGCTGATTGATAAAATCAGTGCACTTAAAATAGCAAGAACAACAGTAAATGCCATTGGATGGAACATTTTTCCTTCAACGCCACTTAATGCGAAAATTGGAACATAAACAAACGCAATGATGAATACGCCAAACATACTTGGGCGTACTACCTCGCTTGTGGCGGAAGCAACAATTTCAAACCGTTCATCACGCTTTAAAAGTCGGCCTAATTTCTTTTGCTGTTCAGCAAGCCTGCTTACCCAGAATATTGGTAAGTACGTTCATTCCCACGTGTGTAATGACTTCAACGATTTCTGCTTCGGAATAACCCGCATTTCTCATTTCAAGCAGCTCTGATGTTGTGACCTCGCCATTATGTTCCGCGAGTGACTTGGCAAATTTCACCGCAATCGCGGCTTTTGCATCCTGGCTTGTGCCAGCGCGGTTTGCGTCCATTTCCGCGCCTGTTAGGCCCGCCTTACGGCCAATAGCTGTATGCGCTGATACACAATATTCACAAGCATTCTGTTCCGCGAGAGCAAGAGCGATGCGTTCCTTTGTCATAAGATCCAGTTCACCTGCATCCGCGATTGAATGAAGACCAAGAAAGGCTGTTAAAGCTGCCGGGCTATTTGCGAAGATGCGAAGGAAATTTGGCACCATACCAAGTTGCCCTTGAATGGCATCAAACAATTCTTGTTGTTCTGGATTTGCTGTTTCTGTTGTTACTAAATTAATTCTGCTCATTGTTACGTTCCTTTCGTTTGTTAAGCATGTTTGTTGTCGATGAAAAGAAAATAACAATTGCAATAAATTAAAAGAATATAGATAATATGAAAAAGTTTATTTCAAAAAATGGAATAATATAAATGGATAATTTGCGTTTAATGAACATCTTTTCCGTGGTAGCAGAAAGCAATGGATTTGCCGCCGCAGCAAGACGGCTTGCCATGTCACCGCCAAGCGTTACTCGCGCCGTATCGGAACTGGAAAATGAACTCGGCGCAAAATTATTTCACCGCACCACCAGAACTGTACGGTTAACTGAAATCGGTGAAAATTATTTACAGGACGTAAGAAGAATTATTGATGATGTTAACGCGGCCAATGCCGCGGTCACCGGATTACGCGCCGCACCCGTTGGGGGAATGTCGGTTACGGCCCCCGTGTTATTCGGGCAAATGTATATTGCCCCCACCATCAGTAAATATTTAAAAAAATGGCCCGACACCCAAATACACGCATTATTCCTTGATCGGGTCGTCAATATGTTAGAGGAAGGAATGGATGTCGCCGTCAGGATCGGCCATTTACCGGATTCAAACATGCGAGCGGTTAGAGTGGGACAGGTCCGCGTGATTACCTGCGCATCACCAAAGTATCTTGAAAAACATGGTATCCCTAATCACCCGCGTGAACTAACGGATCATCAAACTATTTCGTCACTTGCGCTGAACCCCACGCCAAAATGGCGATTTTGCATTGATGGTAAGGATCGGTACGTAAACGTCAAACCACGCTTGACTAGCACATCAAATGGCGGGGCCATTTCTGCGGCCTGTTCCGGGCTTGGCATTACAAGATTGATATCATATCAAGTGGCGCCAGATCTTACGAAAGGATCATTAAAAACAGTACTTGAAGAATTTGAATTACCAAAATTACCCATTCACATCCTTCACCGCGAAGAGCAAGGCGGCAGCGCCAAAATTCGTGAATTCATCGATATGTTAAAAACCGATTTACGCGCAAATCCGAATATTAATTGATATAAAAAAAGAAGAGGGCTAAACCCTCTTCTTCAATAAAATTAATTTTTGAATTGTGCAATTAATGCATCGGTTTTGCGAATTTCAGTGTGTAACGATCACTTTCACCGATTGCTTTTAATCCGTTTTGAATTTCTTCCAGATTATTTTCATCAAGTCCATTTTTTGAAAGCACAGGTGGTAGGTTCCACACACCACCCGGATGATCTTTCGGATCTTTTGGATTAGCATTAATTTGCGATGTCCCCAGATAAATAAAGCCGATCGCTTCAGCATCCTTAATCATACAAGGTTCACATGTATATCCATTACCGTCACCCGCATCATTACTACGGTGATCCACCATGCCTAAAATGCCACCTGGTTTCAGTGTTTTATAAAAAGCACGTAATTTTTCAAATTCACTTCTGCCGGTCCAGTTATGGTAATTTCTAAAGGATAGAACCATGTCTGCTGAATTTTCTTCACCGTAAACTGATCCGGAAAGCGGCACCATCGTTACATTACCGTATAATTCTGGGTTTGCAGCAAGGCGTGCTTGTTCACGTTTATATCCGTCTGTTCCTTCATCGGAAGTCGCACTAACATATTTACCGTTTCGGTTTAAGTAAGGCGCTAATACTTCTTGATACCAGCCACCGCCAGGTGCGATTTCAACAACGGTCATATTATCTTTAATGCCAAAAAAGTTCAGTGTTTCAACCGGATTACGGTATTTATCGCGTGCCTTATTTGCTTCTGATCTGTGATCACCTGCCAAAACCTCTTCAAGCGATTGAGCATGCGTCACAGAAAACATGTTTAATGAAATGGCTGCTACACTGATTAATTTTACGATACGTCCTAATTTATAAGTCATTTTGGGTCCCCTAATATTTGACTTTGGAATTATGCATTCATTATTAAATACATTAATTTAATTTGCAACCGCATTACCAATTGTAACGGCGGTTAAAAATACATTCTTGGCGGTACGCTGCATAACGGTAATATCTGCCCATTCTTCCGGATAGCCTCGCCTGCCGCCGCGGGAACTGGAAATACCAATGGATAATGTGCCGCCGGCAATGGAAACATTCAAATTCGCAGAACCAGCATTTGACATACGCGGGTCATTGCCAAGGTAATTTGAAATAGCACGCGATGTTTGCACCAGCGAACTTTCAAGTGCACCATCAATTTGCCCCGGTGGCGTATCGGATACAACCTCCATTTCAAATTTAATACCTAATTCCCATGTCACATCATCCAGAATTTTACGCACCTTTTCTTCCATACTTTGAATATGTTCAAGATCAAGCGAACGTACATCCAATGAGAACCAACCATGCTCCGGTTTATGGTTAAACACCGAACCACTATTTAACACGGCGACATTCAACCGTGTGCGGCGATCATTATAAATCTGTGGTTCCGGAATTTGCAGAATTCGGTCAACGGCACGGGCGATGCCTTGGTTCAAATTTGGTGTGCCGCCATTTAGAGTATGACCGGACGGGCCATATGCATGAATTTTCCACCAGTGAATACCGAGCGCGCCATAACTGATGCTGCTCCCTTCACCCAAAACATCAACAAAACCAATGGCCTGATCCTTATATTCAGCATATAAATGCTTCATTCCTCTAAGGCCGGTTTCTTCCTCTGCAACACCCGCAAAAACAATATCATGTTCAGGTGTAAACCCATTATCGATTAATGCTTTCGCCGCAGATAAAAGCGACACGGTGGTTAATGATGTGTTGGTACCCGGTCCAACAACAAGATCGCCATCAATCACGGGTGGCTTACCGGATGCTCTTTGATTTTCCGCAACAGTTGCCAGATCATCCAACGTCGCAACAAAAACCAATGCTTTACCGGAACGCCCCGGAATGCGACCAATCACATTTGGCGCATCATTCACCCGCACATCACTAAGGCCGATTTTTCGCATTTCTTCTGCGACTGCGGCTGCGCGGTCATGTTCAGCGCCCGATGGGGAAATAATACCGCCGATTTTCACCAGCAAATTTGCCGTTTCAAGACGGGTGTCATCAATGTCCTTTAATCCCTTTTGCACAGCATCATCTGCCACCGCATGTTCAAGACTTCTTTCAGCGGCCCACGTAACAGTCACAGACATAATAAACATCAACACTATTTTGAATAATTTGAACATTTCTATTTCTCCCGCTTATATTCCAGTTATGGTTTTTATTTGAAGTTATAAGGTGTATTATGTATATAGAATAACGTTTAGAAGTAAAATTTATAAAAAGTACAAACAATATTTCTTAAAATCTGCACCTTAGAAATATTAGGGTATATTCTATGAAGGGGAATTCATGGAACAGGTTCATAAAGATCAAATAGTGCACCGCATGATAACGTATCTGATCGTTGGGATCGGGTTTTCATTATTTTATGTTGCCTTGCGCGGCAACCCATGGATGGGAAATAGTGAACTTCATGTGATTATGGAAGTAGCGGCAACATTGCTAGCTTTCTTCGTTGGCACATTGGCGCTTGTGACCTATTACTCCAAAAAAAATAGCACAATCCTATTCATCGGCGCAGGCTTTCTTGGCACCGCTTTCCTCGATGGTTTTCACGGCATCGTGACATCCAGTTTCTTTGCCCCGTTTATGCCGTCTGATAATACATCACTTATCCCATGGAGCTGGATTGCATCCAGAAGTTTTCTGTCGATTTACCTGTTCTTAAGTGTACTCGCGTGGCAGCGCGAAACAAAAACTGATAATGCAAATCCGGTTAGTGAAAAAACGGTCTATATTACGTCCATAACATTAACATTATTATGCTTTTTAATATTTGCATTTATTCCGCTGGCACCTGGATATTTTTCCCAATTTATATTCCATAGACCAGAAGAATATATCCCTGCGTTCTTCTTCGCACTTTCCATTATTGGCTATATTAAAAAAGGGCACTGGAAAGAAAATGTTTTTGAATTTTATCTGATTTTATCGTTGATTGTCGGGTTTATCAGTCAAGCGATCTATATGCCTTATTCCGCATTTGTCTACGATATTGAATTTGATATGGCGCATGTCCTTAAAATCACAAGCTATGCTTTGGTTTTAACAGGACTGCTCATAAACATGTATGAAATTTATCAAAAGGTGGAAGTGGCCAATAAAGCAAAAACCGAATTTTTAAATATCATGTCCCATGAATTAAGAACGCCGCTGACAGTGATTTTGGGATACACACCGATCCTGACGCACCCTGAAAAATTACCTGCAACCAAAAAATTGCTCACGGCACTCGAGGAAAAAGAAATCAGCCACGAGGGTGTTACCATTTTGCTGCAAAATGCATTATCGGAATTTTCAAAATATTGCGGCAAGATGGATTCATCAGGCAAACAATTAATGTCTCTGATTAATGACATGCTGGACTTATCCAAAATCGAAGCCAACATGTTGATTATCGAACCAGCAAAGATCAATACCAAACCGATTTTCAAATCCATTGCAAAACAATTTGAAAAAAGTATTTCAGATAAAGGGCTGACCTTAAACATCAACAGTGAAGATGAAAAAATATTTGTGGATGAACGACGCCTTATCCAAATTTTGATCAATTTAGTCAGCAATGCGATTAAGTTTACCGAAAAAGGCGTTATTGAAATTTCGACAATCCCGACCGGTGATTTTGTTGAATTTAGAGTAACCGACACCGGCTGCGGCATCAGTAAAGAAGATCTGGGCCGTGTTTTTGAACAATTCACCCAAGCCGATAATACATCAACCCGTAATATTGGTGGCAGCGGGCTTGGACTAACCATTACAAAGCGTCTTGTTGAAATGCACGGCGGAAAAATATCAGTTTCAAGTATTCTTGGACAGGGTACGACATTTACGTTTACAATACCCCGGGTAAAGAAAGGATAATTATGGCAACAATATTACTTGTCGATGATGACGATGACATTCGTGAACTGGTGATCTTGCGATTGGAAATTGCCGGATATGATGTGGACTTTGCCGTGAACGGGAAAATTGGCATGGATAAGGCTTTAAAGCAATCCTATGACCTGATTTTAATGGATATGCACATGCCGGTAATGGACGGCCATGAGTCCATAAGACAGTTAAGGCAAATGGGTTACACAGGCAAAATCGTCGGCCTTACCGCATCCGCGATGGTCAATGATACACAAAAGGCCATTATTTCCGGCTGTGACGATGTGATTTGTAAACCGATCACCGAAGAATTCGAAGAACAAGTCGCCAGTTATCTTTAACTCAGATTAATCAGCACTCATTAAATATTGATCCGCAAGTACTTCTCTCACCGCGCGATGCGCCTGATCAATGGCCGCATCAGTAAATGGGCTTGCATCCGCATCGGAATTTGCCACCGACAGACGGCCAAGTTGTTTCCTTGCAATCACACATGGTCTGTCGTCGGTCGCAAACATAGCCCAGTGGTATGGTTCCGTGATCGTGTCATAGGCATAAGCATTCCCGTGCGGCCATCGGTTAACCGTAATCGCGGCAATATCACGGGCCGCATCAAAACCACCATCACCAAGCATACGTTGCAATTGTTCACGGATGTTACGTTCAAATGTTTCAAATGGCGTGTTTAAAAGATCATAACGACCAAGGCGTAATTGATCACGACGAAGTTCACCCGGCGCATTGGGCGCACGGTGCATTTTCACAATCACCGGTTCATCCATTGTCCGTGGTGATACATAATCCCCCACGCGTAACGGGTAATGCAGACTGGATGTGGTGTGATATAACCCCGGTGATGAAATCGCACTTAGCCCGAGTTTTTCAAACGCCTTACCATCACGAAGTAATACATTGGTATAAACGCGCGGCGCCTTAATACCATAAAGCATGGCTTCTTTTTGCTCTTCGGAATAATCATTACAGATATACGGAATAACATTATGCCAGCAGGCAAAAATAACATTCTTTGATTTTACCCGTTTGCCCTGCCCGCCCTGCATATAATCAATGGTGACATCCTTTGCATTTTCAGGATCACCATTATGAGCCACATTGATCGCAGTACTATTAAGGCGCAATCTTGTGTTGCTACCCGCGACATCCAGTTTCGAATAATCCACTTTGGCGGTGAATATATCATCAAGCGTTTCCCCCGGAATTGCGTCCGGTATCATTTTACGGACCGTCATGCGGGTGATGGTTGCGTTACCATCGGGGAAATAAATGCTGTCTTCTTCATATTCGTGTTCACGGCCATGCTGTGATCCGCCGATATGATGCATAGGACTGATTTTTTCCGTGGGTTTAAGGTTCAAATGTTTAAATCCCGGATTACCACCCAGTTCCCAACAAAAAAGCGCAGGAACCTGTTCCGCGCCCATATAAAATCTGAAATGTAACCCTGGCGCAAATAACGGCAAAACTCGTTCATCAATGCCAAGTTCCTTTGTGACATAATCCGCATATGTCATGCCGGCGAGTTTCTTTTTCTTTTCTTCGTCACTTAGTCCAACAAATGATGGGGCCACCACATCTTCGCTGTATAGTTTTTGAAAAGCCGCTTTTAAATCATCATCGATCGGGGCATTTTCAAAAAACTCTTCCCAACCCCCACGTGCACGACGATTACGTTTCACTAGACCGTTTTTACCGCCAAATGTTTCTTCGGCGAAATATGTTGCGCCGCCAAGCCCGCGTTCGGTGCGGTGCTCACGTATCATTGCGCGTGTTTTTTCATGATATTCTTTTGTATCAATACCGATTTCACGTAAAAACCCCATCGCAACCGGGCTATAATTGCTTGGCTGTTCGATATTAAGTGTCCCGCCATTCACAATGATATTACGGCTATCAAGGTTATATTCATTGCGTTTGGCATGACCGCCGAAATCATCATGATTTTCAAGGATTAAAACTTTTTTATCCGGTCCCGCGCTTTCACGGTAAAACCATGCCGCCGCAAGACCGCTTATGCCGCCACCAACGACAACAAGGTCATATTCTTCGCCCGTATCAACCGCGCTAAATTCATCGCCGTCACGCACCAAATGTGCCGTTTCAAATGAACCATCATGGCTGCCACGCATGCCGTCTTTATTCGGGGGATAATAATCCGCGTCCATCTGTCCGCCACGCGGGTCATCAAACGCTTGCATCGCTTTCGCCAACGAAGGACACAGAATGGCACCCGTAACAGCAATGCTTGCACCACTTAAAAAATCGCGGCGCAGGATTTTACGGTTCATTCCCAGTTCTTTATCGGTGAAATTCTTCTTTGTCATTG encodes:
- a CDS encoding carboxymuconolactone decarboxylase family protein gives rise to the protein MSRINLVTTETANPEQQELFDAIQGQLGMVPNFLRIFANSPAALTAFLGLHSIADAGELDLMTKERIALALAEQNACEYCVSAHTAIGRKAGLTGAEMDANRAGTSQDAKAAIAVKFAKSLAEHNGEVTTSELLEMRNAGYSEAEIVEVITHVGMNVLTNILGKQAC
- a CDS encoding LysR family transcriptional regulator, whose amino-acid sequence is MDNLRLMNIFSVVAESNGFAAAARRLAMSPPSVTRAVSELENELGAKLFHRTTRTVRLTEIGENYLQDVRRIIDDVNAANAAVTGLRAAPVGGMSVTAPVLFGQMYIAPTISKYLKKWPDTQIHALFLDRVVNMLEEGMDVAVRIGHLPDSNMRAVRVGQVRVITCASPKYLEKHGIPNHPRELTDHQTISSLALNPTPKWRFCIDGKDRYVNVKPRLTSTSNGGAISAACSGLGITRLISYQVAPDLTKGSLKTVLEEFELPKLPIHILHREEQGGSAKIREFIDMLKTDLRANPNIN
- a CDS encoding class I SAM-dependent methyltransferase, which encodes MTYKLGRIVKLISVAAISLNMFSVTHAQSLEEVLAGDHRSEANKARDKYRNPVETLNFFGIKDNMTVVEIAPGGGWYQEVLAPYLNRNGKYVSATSDEGTDGYKREQARLAANPELYGNVTMVPLSGSVYGEENSADMVLSFRNYHNWTGRSEFEKLRAFYKTLKPGGILGMVDHRSNDAGDGNGYTCEPCMIKDAEAIGFIYLGTSQINANPKDPKDHPGGVWNLPPVLSKNGLDENNLEEIQNGLKAIGESDRYTLKFAKPMH
- a CDS encoding M20 family metallopeptidase; the encoded protein is MFKLFKIVLMFIMSVTVTWAAERSLEHAVADDAVQKGLKDIDDTRLETANLLVKIGGIISPSGAEHDRAAAVAEEMRKIGLSDVRVNDAPNVIGRIPGRSGKALVFVATLDDLATVAENQRASGKPPVIDGDLVVGPGTNTSLTTVSLLSAAKALIDNGFTPEHDIVFAGVAEEETGLRGMKHLYAEYKDQAIGFVDVLGEGSSISYGALGIHWWKIHAYGPSGHTLNGGTPNLNQGIARAVDRILQIPEPQIYNDRRTRLNVAVLNSGSVFNHKPEHGWFSLDVRSLDLEHIQSMEEKVRKILDDVTWELGIKFEMEVVSDTPPGQIDGALESSLVQTSRAISNYLGNDPRMSNAGSANLNVSIAGGTLSIGISSSRGGRRGYPEEWADITVMQRTAKNVFLTAVTIGNAVAN
- a CDS encoding ATP-binding protein, whose product is MEQVHKDQIVHRMITYLIVGIGFSLFYVALRGNPWMGNSELHVIMEVAATLLAFFVGTLALVTYYSKKNSTILFIGAGFLGTAFLDGFHGIVTSSFFAPFMPSDNTSLIPWSWIASRSFLSIYLFLSVLAWQRETKTDNANPVSEKTVYITSITLTLLCFLIFAFIPLAPGYFSQFIFHRPEEYIPAFFFALSIIGYIKKGHWKENVFEFYLILSLIVGFISQAIYMPYSAFVYDIEFDMAHVLKITSYALVLTGLLINMYEIYQKVEVANKAKTEFLNIMSHELRTPLTVILGYTPILTHPEKLPATKKLLTALEEKEISHEGVTILLQNALSEFSKYCGKMDSSGKQLMSLINDMLDLSKIEANMLIIEPAKINTKPIFKSIAKQFEKSISDKGLTLNINSEDEKIFVDERRLIQILINLVSNAIKFTEKGVIEISTIPTGDFVEFRVTDTGCGISKEDLGRVFEQFTQADNTSTRNIGGSGLGLTITKRLVEMHGGKISVSSILGQGTTFTFTIPRVKKG
- a CDS encoding response regulator, with amino-acid sequence MATILLVDDDDDIRELVILRLEIAGYDVDFAVNGKIGMDKALKQSYDLILMDMHMPVMDGHESIRQLRQMGYTGKIVGLTASAMVNDTQKAIISGCDDVICKPITEEFEEQVASYL
- a CDS encoding NAD(P)-binding protein; translation: MTKKNFTDKELGMNRKILRRDFLSGASIAVTGAILCPSLAKAMQAFDDPRGGQMDADYYPPNKDGMRGSHDGSFETAHLVRDGDEFSAVDTGEEYDLVVVGGGISGLAAAWFYRESAGPDKKVLILENHDDFGGHAKRNEYNLDSRNIIVNGGTLNIEQPSNYSPVAMGFLREIGIDTKEYHEKTRAMIREHRTERGLGGATYFAEETFGGKNGLVKRNRRARGGWEEFFENAPIDDDLKAAFQKLYSEDVVAPSFVGLSDEEKKKKLAGMTYADYVTKELGIDERVLPLFAPGLHFRFYMGAEQVPALFCWELGGNPGFKHLNLKPTEKISPMHHIGGSQHGREHEYEEDSIYFPDGNATITRMTVRKMIPDAIPGETLDDIFTAKVDYSKLDVAGSNTRLRLNSTAINVAHNGDPENAKDVTIDYMQGGQGKRVKSKNVIFACWHNVIPYICNDYSEEQKEAMLYGIKAPRVYTNVLLRDGKAFEKLGLSAISSPGLYHTTSSLHYPLRVGDYVSPRTMDEPVIVKMHRAPNAPGELRRDQLRLGRYDLLNTPFETFERNIREQLQRMLGDGGFDAARDIAAITVNRWPHGNAYAYDTITEPYHWAMFATDDRPCVIARKQLGRLSVANSDADASPFTDAAIDQAHRAVREVLADQYLMSAD